A genomic segment from Acidimicrobiia bacterium encodes:
- a CDS encoding acetylornithine deacetylase, with the protein MSLKDDVQKVRSAVDPPELSQILVDLVRADSENPPGNEQRAAEVAAGWLERIGCSPIEFHAEIPGRPSVIAWWPRRHSDVSEKDRILALNGHLDVVPAGDPSAWTHPPFGGDIERGRIYGRGTSDMKSGIASMIEAVAAIERAQLALEGTICFQLVADEESAGTHGTQYLVREGYIRADAAIVGEPTSLMVGIGERGALWAKIKAFGRAAHGSVPNAGVSAIEKLSRAVLALHNRDFKKNDPLFGSPTLNVGVIAGGEKVNMVADYAEAQIDRRLVPGENWQSALEEIRQILNALTAEDPDARYEIEVMNFAEPSVESKDSRIVKVVAECITDCIGGPPEYYVSPGSSDARFLRNEARIPTILFGPGIMGLAHCVDEYVELDSMVAAAEVIAVAAHRFLSEKD; encoded by the coding sequence GTGAGTCTTAAAGACGATGTCCAAAAAGTCAGGAGCGCTGTTGACCCGCCGGAGCTTTCCCAGATCCTCGTCGATCTCGTGCGCGCTGACAGCGAGAACCCACCCGGTAACGAGCAGCGAGCAGCAGAAGTGGCCGCAGGCTGGTTAGAAAGAATCGGCTGCTCGCCTATCGAGTTTCACGCCGAGATTCCTGGCCGTCCCAGTGTGATCGCCTGGTGGCCTCGAAGACACAGTGATGTTTCAGAAAAAGACCGGATTCTGGCGCTCAATGGTCACCTCGACGTAGTGCCTGCAGGTGATCCTAGCGCCTGGACGCACCCACCCTTCGGGGGCGACATCGAGAGGGGGCGAATCTACGGACGCGGGACTTCCGATATGAAGTCGGGGATCGCGTCAATGATCGAGGCAGTGGCTGCTATTGAAAGAGCACAGCTCGCCTTGGAGGGAACCATTTGTTTCCAGTTAGTAGCAGACGAAGAAAGCGCTGGCACTCACGGAACCCAGTACCTAGTTAGAGAAGGATATATTCGGGCAGATGCGGCCATAGTGGGAGAACCGACCTCTCTCATGGTAGGTATCGGGGAGAGGGGCGCGCTTTGGGCCAAAATAAAGGCCTTCGGCCGAGCAGCCCACGGGTCAGTGCCAAACGCTGGAGTGAGCGCCATAGAGAAGCTTTCCCGAGCTGTTCTAGCGCTTCACAACAGAGACTTCAAGAAAAACGATCCTCTTTTCGGCTCTCCTACTCTAAACGTCGGCGTCATTGCAGGCGGGGAAAAAGTCAACATGGTTGCCGACTATGCAGAGGCTCAAATCGACCGAAGACTCGTCCCAGGCGAGAACTGGCAGTCAGCTCTCGAGGAGATTCGCCAAATACTCAATGCACTGACGGCAGAGGATCCCGATGCTCGATACGAGATAGAGGTCATGAACTTTGCCGAACCGTCGGTGGAGTCGAAGGATAGCAGGATTGTAAAAGTAGTGGCCGAATGCATCACAGACTGCATCGGCGGACCGCCCGAGTATTACGTAAGCCCAGGGTCCTCGGATGCGAGGTTTTTGAGGAACGAGGCGAGGATTCCCACGATCCTCTTCGGACCCGGAATTATGGGCCTCGCTCACTGTGTGGATGAATATGTCGAACTCGACTCGATGGTTGCGGCAGCAGAAGTGATAGCTGTCGCAGCACATCGCTTCTTGTCAGAAAAAGATTGA
- the murA gene encoding UDP-N-acetylglucosamine 1-carboxyvinyltransferase: MLVRESPPLQGRVRISGAKNSALKLLAASVLVEGRTVLRRVPDISDIATMIELLENMGASVSRIADSVVIDCPALIEPSAPYELVSKMRASIAVLGPLIGRFGHARVAMPGGCNLGSRPIDLHLKGLEQLGVRFAFKHGYLEARASSLRGDRVVLEFPSVGATENLLMAAVCAEGTTVIENAAREPEITDLCAMLNRMGAHITGVGGATLVIEGSSKLHPVEHEVVADRIEAGTFIAAAGITGGEIVLEGARYDHLNTPISKLCEMGMLISTCPEGIWAKGPDRPVATDIATLPYPGFPTDLQPVAVAMLTVAEGMAVVTENVFDSRFLYISELNRMGADIRTDGRHAVIRGVKKLSGAPVSAPDLRAGAALVLAGLVAEGQTAVSNYHHIERGYEAFEEKLRSLGALVEIA, encoded by the coding sequence TTGCTTGTTCGGGAGTCACCTCCACTACAAGGCCGTGTTCGCATTTCGGGTGCCAAGAACTCGGCTCTCAAACTGTTGGCAGCCTCGGTCCTCGTGGAAGGCCGAACAGTTTTGCGAAGAGTCCCGGATATCTCGGACATCGCTACGATGATCGAGTTGTTGGAGAACATGGGAGCGTCGGTGTCACGGATAGCAGACTCCGTTGTCATCGACTGTCCTGCTTTGATCGAACCCTCGGCACCTTACGAGCTTGTCTCGAAGATGAGGGCTTCCATTGCCGTTTTGGGGCCTCTAATAGGGCGGTTCGGTCACGCAAGGGTAGCAATGCCCGGTGGATGCAATCTTGGCTCCCGCCCCATTGATCTACATCTAAAGGGTCTAGAGCAGTTGGGAGTGAGATTCGCTTTCAAGCACGGATACCTAGAAGCACGCGCCTCATCGCTAAGAGGCGATCGAGTAGTCCTGGAGTTCCCCAGCGTCGGGGCGACGGAGAATCTGTTGATGGCTGCTGTGTGTGCCGAGGGTACAACAGTGATTGAAAACGCCGCGAGGGAACCGGAGATCACGGATCTGTGCGCGATGCTCAACCGCATGGGTGCCCATATTACAGGGGTGGGCGGTGCTACGTTGGTTATCGAGGGATCATCGAAGCTGCACCCCGTTGAGCACGAGGTAGTTGCCGATCGAATCGAGGCGGGAACGTTCATTGCCGCCGCAGGGATCACTGGCGGCGAGATCGTACTCGAGGGCGCTCGCTACGATCACTTGAACACTCCTATCTCGAAGCTGTGCGAGATGGGGATGTTGATCTCTACGTGTCCTGAGGGGATTTGGGCAAAAGGACCGGACAGGCCGGTGGCAACCGACATTGCCACCCTTCCTTATCCAGGCTTTCCCACCGATCTTCAGCCGGTCGCGGTTGCGATGCTAACGGTGGCCGAGGGGATGGCGGTAGTGACCGAAAACGTCTTCGACTCCCGGTTCTTGTACATATCCGAGCTAAACCGGATGGGAGCTGACATCAGGACGGACGGCAGACATGCCGTAATACGAGGCGTAAAGAAACTGTCGGGTGCTCCGGTTTCTGCCCCGGATCTCCGGGCCGGAGCGGCTTTAGTGTTGGCCGGGTTGGTGGCCGAAGGCCAGACCGCTGTCAGCAATTACCACCATATCGAACGGGGTTACGAGGCTTTCGAAGAGAAGCTTAGGTCTTTGGGTGCCCTCGTGGAGATAGCCTGA
- a CDS encoding thiamine biosynthesis protein ThiC (catalyzes the formation of 4-amino-2-methyl-5-phosphomethylpyrimidine from 5-amino-1-(5-phospho-D-ribosyl)imidazole and S-adenosyl-L-methionine in thiamine biosynthesis), translating to MAASSWHVTQMARAREGEITPEMKKVAKKETIDPELVRRAVAEGRMIIPANVVHLEAGLDAIGIGPEASVKINANIGNSSLDSSPDKELEKLAIATKYGADTVMDLSTGAAIDEIRQAIIEAATVPVGTVPIYQAVKEVRSVEELSADDILDMVEHQARQGVDYMTVHCGILREHLPLTMHRVTGIVSRGGSLMAQWMVHHGKENPLYEHFDRLCEIAARYDVTLSLGDSLRPGSLADACDQAQYAELQVLGELTLRAWKHGVQVMIEGPGHVPMHLIEENVRKQQQWCHGAPFYVLGPLVTDIAPGYDHISSAIGAALMGWYGASLLCYVTPKEHLGLPDVEDVREGVIAYKIAAHAADVARGRPGARDRDDELSRARYAFDWNKQFELSLDPERAREFHDATLSHDYYKSAEFCSMCGPKFCSMRITHKIEEGIRAMDTPS from the coding sequence ATGGCAGCCAGTAGTTGGCACGTTACGCAGATGGCAAGGGCCAGAGAAGGTGAGATCACCCCAGAGATGAAAAAGGTCGCCAAAAAAGAAACGATTGACCCAGAGCTTGTGCGGCGAGCAGTGGCAGAGGGACGGATGATCATTCCTGCTAATGTCGTGCATCTTGAAGCTGGCCTCGATGCAATAGGCATAGGCCCCGAGGCCTCCGTGAAGATCAACGCAAACATAGGCAATTCGTCACTCGACTCCAGCCCTGACAAAGAACTCGAGAAGCTCGCAATAGCGACCAAGTACGGTGCCGACACCGTAATGGACCTCTCAACCGGGGCGGCGATCGACGAGATCAGGCAGGCGATCATAGAGGCCGCTACCGTGCCCGTCGGTACCGTCCCGATCTATCAGGCTGTCAAGGAAGTTCGCAGCGTTGAGGAGCTTTCCGCCGACGACATTCTGGACATGGTGGAGCACCAAGCCAGACAAGGTGTCGACTACATGACAGTTCACTGCGGGATTCTGCGAGAGCACCTTCCACTAACGATGCATCGTGTGACAGGAATAGTGAGTCGAGGTGGCTCACTCATGGCCCAATGGATGGTTCACCATGGTAAGGAAAATCCTCTGTACGAGCATTTCGATCGGCTTTGTGAGATTGCCGCACGTTATGACGTGACGCTATCTCTGGGTGATTCCTTGAGGCCCGGCTCACTGGCTGACGCTTGCGATCAGGCTCAGTATGCCGAGCTTCAGGTACTCGGGGAGTTGACGCTCAGGGCTTGGAAGCACGGAGTTCAAGTCATGATAGAGGGACCCGGTCATGTTCCGATGCACTTGATCGAAGAGAACGTGCGCAAGCAGCAGCAGTGGTGCCACGGAGCGCCGTTTTACGTTCTAGGGCCTTTGGTTACAGACATCGCCCCGGGCTACGACCATATCTCGTCCGCCATCGGTGCGGCGTTGATGGGCTGGTACGGAGCGAGCCTCTTGTGTTATGTCACGCCCAAAGAGCACTTGGGTCTACCTGACGTCGAGGACGTTCGCGAGGGGGTGATCGCTTACAAGATCGCCGCCCATGCGGCGGACGTCGCAAGGGGTAGACCCGGTGCTAGAGATCGAGACGACGAACTATCTCGAGCCCGCTATGCCTTTGACTGGAACAAACAATTCGAGCTCAGCCTCGATCCCGAGCGGGCACGAGAGTTTCACGACGCGACCCTCTCACACGACTACTACAAGTCAGCGGAGTTTTGCTCGATGTGTGGCCCCAAGTTTTGTTCTATGCGTATCACTCACAAGATCGAAGAAGGCATCAGGGCTATGGATACTCCTTCCTAA
- a CDS encoding methylmalonyl Co-A mutase-associated GTPase MeaB encodes MERSLIERILEGDRLAIAKAITLIENGSAESAGLSADVFRYTGNAYSIGITGAPGAGKSTLTDRLIELIRKRGGTVGVIAVDPSSPFTGGAILGDRVRMQKHATDPEVFIRSMATRGHLGGLALAAPQAMRVLDASGKDYVIVETVGVGQVEVEVVEAVDTTVVVLTPGWGDSVQASKAGLLEIADIFVVNKADRPGADRTVRELKQMLELAPPSEWKRPVIQTVASEGKGIQALFDAVLEHKKFQDSRGLLDARRRERLQAELKRTVREVLGKRAEEICSGKDFDAALEAVLNRKKDPQTAALQLAHDRLNTETRNN; translated from the coding sequence ATCGAGAGGTCTCTTATCGAGCGGATTCTCGAGGGAGATCGCCTCGCTATTGCAAAAGCTATCACACTCATCGAAAACGGATCGGCCGAGAGCGCCGGATTGTCGGCAGACGTTTTTCGATATACGGGCAACGCATATTCGATCGGGATCACCGGCGCGCCTGGTGCAGGCAAATCGACGCTCACAGATAGGCTCATAGAGCTGATTCGAAAACGCGGCGGGACCGTGGGGGTTATTGCCGTAGATCCTTCTAGTCCTTTCACGGGTGGGGCCATTCTGGGTGACAGGGTCAGGATGCAGAAGCACGCGACCGACCCAGAAGTGTTCATCAGATCTATGGCGACGAGGGGACACCTGGGTGGCTTGGCTCTTGCAGCACCACAGGCTATGCGAGTGCTGGATGCTTCAGGCAAGGACTACGTTATCGTCGAGACGGTAGGTGTCGGCCAAGTCGAGGTGGAGGTGGTAGAGGCTGTCGACACTACCGTGGTGGTCCTAACACCCGGGTGGGGAGACTCTGTCCAGGCATCCAAGGCGGGACTGCTCGAGATCGCAGATATATTCGTGGTGAACAAGGCAGACCGTCCTGGTGCCGACAGAACGGTGCGAGAGCTTAAGCAAATGTTGGAGCTAGCACCGCCGTCCGAGTGGAAGCGTCCGGTGATTCAAACTGTCGCCAGCGAAGGGAAGGGGATTCAAGCGCTTTTCGACGCCGTCTTGGAGCACAAGAAATTCCAGGACTCTAGAGGATTGTTGGATGCTCGCCGCCGTGAGCGCCTTCAGGCCGAACTGAAGAGAACAGTTCGAGAGGTATTGGGAAAGCGTGCCGAGGAAATTTGTAGTGGAAAAGACTTCGACGCGGCTCTTGAGGCGGTGCTCAACCGCAAAAAGGATCCCCAGACTGCCGCATTACAGCTCGCACACGACCGACTCAACACGGAGACGCGAAATAACTGA
- a CDS encoding electron transfer flavoprotein subunit beta: protein MRGCSLEAVGRILLNIVVCVKQVPDTAAEKKLEEDGTLDRSVDADQILNPLDEYGTEEALRLREAHGGEVTLLCMGPPSARDTLLKKGLPMGADRAILVSDDALAGSDAIATAYVLSKALETIEFDLVILGSESTDARGSLVPSALVEFAGLPGLTYAKKVEVDGGKVRIHREGDRGFTVVEAAMPAIVSVVKGINEPRYPSFKGIMEAKKKPLEVKSAADIGVDTSLVGLANAKSKVGSWIPRPPKQQGTIIEDDGQAYLKLADWLEENKLL from the coding sequence ATGAGGGGCTGTTCACTCGAGGCTGTAGGGAGGATTCTGTTGAACATTGTCGTCTGTGTAAAGCAAGTGCCAGACACCGCGGCCGAGAAAAAACTTGAGGAAGACGGAACTTTAGATAGGTCCGTCGACGCCGACCAGATTCTCAATCCTCTGGATGAGTATGGCACAGAGGAGGCGCTCCGGTTGAGGGAAGCACACGGGGGCGAGGTGACCCTCTTGTGCATGGGACCACCATCTGCTAGGGATACCTTGCTCAAAAAGGGCCTTCCTATGGGGGCCGATCGGGCCATTCTCGTCAGCGACGATGCACTTGCCGGGTCTGATGCGATTGCCACTGCGTACGTACTCTCTAAGGCTTTGGAGACTATTGAGTTTGATCTAGTGATCTTGGGGTCGGAGTCGACAGATGCCAGAGGAAGCCTGGTTCCATCTGCTCTGGTCGAGTTCGCAGGGCTTCCGGGACTTACTTACGCCAAAAAGGTTGAGGTCGACGGTGGAAAGGTCCGAATTCATCGGGAAGGCGATCGTGGCTTTACGGTAGTAGAGGCAGCGATGCCCGCTATTGTCTCGGTAGTGAAAGGGATTAACGAGCCTCGATATCCATCGTTCAAAGGAATCATGGAGGCCAAAAAAAAGCCTCTCGAGGTAAAAAGCGCTGCCGACATCGGAGTCGATACCTCTCTGGTGGGTCTGGCTAACGCCAAATCGAAGGTTGGCTCTTGGATTCCCAGACCTCCCAAACAGCAAGGTACCATCATCGAGGACGATGGCCAGGCCTACCTCAAGCTAGCTGACTGGCTGGAAGAGAACAAGCTCCTCTAG
- the trxA gene encoding thioredoxin — protein sequence MANVESVTQATFSEEVLKSEKKVVVDFWAPWCGPCRYVAPEVEKLARRHPDIKVVKLNVDEAPLIANSYGIMGIPTIGLFAGGNMVARVVGAMPVEQIEQQLGLPPGDETVDSTGDAEKEKGATQANG from the coding sequence ATGGCGAATGTTGAATCGGTAACTCAGGCGACCTTCTCTGAAGAGGTATTGAAGTCGGAGAAGAAGGTGGTGGTCGACTTTTGGGCGCCTTGGTGTGGCCCCTGTCGTTACGTAGCTCCCGAAGTAGAAAAACTCGCAAGACGCCACCCTGACATCAAAGTTGTAAAGCTCAACGTCGACGAGGCGCCTCTTATCGCAAACTCCTATGGAATCATGGGGATTCCGACGATCGGCCTGTTCGCAGGCGGCAACATGGTAGCCCGTGTCGTGGGAGCTATGCCGGTCGAGCAGATAGAACAGCAACTAGGTCTACCTCCCGGAGATGAGACAGTCGATTCGACCGGAGATGCCGAGAAAGAAAAAGGTGCTACGCAGGCCAACGGATAA
- a CDS encoding DNA ligase (NAD(+)) LigA, whose amino-acid sequence MPPKSAIERARELREMIAYHDYRYYVLDDPIISDAEYDELMRELRSLEEEYPALVTPDSPTRRVGPPVLSAFGEVKHIVPMLSLDNALSLEELKAWAKRITRSLEDEVENLSYCTEPKIDGLSCNLTYKSGELVLAATRGNGFVGEDVTLNVKTIEDIPHHLQLDHPPDLVEIRGEVYMPIEAFERLNKEQAEAGGKIFANPRNAAAGSLRQKDPSVTASRSLSIWCYGLGAVQGLDIATQWEALEWIRKAGLPVNPLVEKQESIEKVYEYCERLLEQRHGLGYEIDGVVVKVNSFAVQQRLGATSKAPRWAIAFKFPPEEKTTKLLDIQVHVGRTGAVTPIAVLDPVRVAGSMVSFASLHNEDEVKRKDIRIGDWVIVRKAGDVIPEIVGPVKDRRTGEERQFVMPTHCPVCGAEIVRPPGEAIARCSGGFSCPAQVLERLHHFVSRQAMDIQGLGYQTLALLLDEGLIKDEGDLYFLDLSNLSAYPGFGEKSVANIAAAIEESKKRPLSNLLVGLGIRHVGPRAAKILAEHFGSLDAIASASVEELEALPEIGPVIARSVYEYFRDETHLAIVDKLRRAGVNMVEERRQVEGPLKGITIVVTGTLSGFSREEAEAAIEERGGRASSSVSKRTSYVVAGENPGSKLAKARDLGIPILNEEQFVRLLEEGPQVLST is encoded by the coding sequence ATGCCCCCTAAGTCGGCTATAGAGCGCGCGAGAGAGCTCCGTGAAATGATCGCCTACCACGACTATCGGTACTACGTACTGGACGACCCAATCATCTCGGATGCCGAGTATGACGAGCTCATGAGAGAGCTGCGGTCGCTGGAGGAAGAGTACCCTGCTCTTGTCACCCCCGACTCTCCAACGCGCCGAGTGGGTCCGCCGGTGCTGAGTGCATTTGGAGAAGTGAAGCACATCGTTCCGATGTTGAGCCTTGACAACGCCTTATCTTTGGAGGAGCTGAAGGCGTGGGCTAAGCGGATTACTCGTTCTCTAGAAGATGAGGTCGAAAACCTGAGCTATTGCACTGAGCCGAAGATAGACGGCCTTTCGTGCAACCTCACTTACAAGTCAGGCGAGTTAGTCCTCGCCGCCACGCGAGGAAACGGCTTCGTTGGCGAGGACGTGACACTGAACGTCAAAACAATCGAGGACATTCCGCATCACCTGCAACTTGACCATCCACCGGACCTTGTCGAGATTCGCGGCGAGGTGTACATGCCTATCGAGGCTTTCGAGCGTCTCAACAAAGAGCAGGCCGAGGCTGGCGGGAAAATCTTTGCCAACCCCCGAAACGCCGCTGCTGGATCGCTACGACAGAAAGACCCTTCGGTTACGGCGTCGCGATCTTTGTCGATCTGGTGCTATGGCTTGGGTGCTGTTCAAGGCCTAGACATTGCGACGCAGTGGGAGGCTCTCGAATGGATCAGGAAGGCCGGACTTCCCGTAAACCCGCTCGTCGAAAAGCAAGAGTCGATCGAGAAAGTGTACGAGTACTGCGAGAGACTTCTCGAGCAGCGCCATGGGCTCGGATACGAAATAGACGGGGTAGTTGTCAAGGTCAACTCCTTCGCCGTGCAACAACGCTTAGGTGCCACATCGAAAGCTCCCAGATGGGCTATAGCTTTCAAGTTTCCTCCGGAGGAAAAAACCACCAAGCTTTTGGATATCCAGGTTCACGTGGGGCGCACCGGAGCGGTAACTCCCATCGCGGTGCTGGATCCGGTACGAGTCGCTGGATCAATGGTGTCCTTTGCTTCCTTGCACAACGAAGACGAGGTCAAAAGAAAGGACATACGCATCGGCGACTGGGTGATCGTCCGCAAGGCCGGCGATGTTATTCCCGAAATCGTTGGCCCAGTAAAGGACCGTCGAACGGGAGAAGAGAGACAGTTCGTAATGCCGACACACTGTCCCGTATGCGGGGCCGAGATTGTGCGTCCTCCTGGAGAAGCCATTGCCCGCTGCAGTGGGGGCTTTTCCTGCCCGGCGCAAGTGCTAGAGAGGCTGCACCACTTCGTAAGCCGACAAGCTATGGACATACAAGGGCTCGGCTACCAGACACTTGCTCTTCTCTTAGACGAAGGGCTCATCAAGGATGAAGGAGACCTCTATTTCCTTGACCTTTCGAATTTGTCTGCCTACCCGGGTTTTGGAGAAAAGTCTGTAGCTAACATTGCCGCGGCTATCGAGGAATCCAAAAAGCGTCCTTTGTCCAATCTTCTCGTAGGGTTGGGCATCAGGCATGTTGGCCCGAGGGCTGCCAAGATTTTGGCCGAACACTTCGGCAGCCTTGACGCGATCGCCTCTGCGTCTGTGGAAGAGCTTGAAGCTCTTCCTGAGATCGGCCCCGTGATCGCTCGCTCGGTTTACGAATACTTCAGGGACGAAACCCACCTGGCAATCGTGGACAAACTTCGAAGGGCCGGAGTAAACATGGTCGAGGAGCGTCGCCAGGTTGAGGGACCTTTAAAGGGCATCACTATCGTAGTTACCGGGACGCTTTCTGGTTTTAGTCGAGAGGAGGCGGAGGCTGCTATCGAAGAAAGAGGGGGGCGCGCTTCTTCCTCGGTGTCGAAGAGAACTTCTTATGTGGTGGCGGGAGAAAACCCCGGTTCAAAACTGGCAAAGGCCAGAGATCTTGGGATTCCGATTCTGAACGAGGAACAGTTTGTTCGACTGCTAGAGGAAGGACCCCAGGTGCTATCTACTTGA
- a CDS encoding butyryl-CoA dehydrogenase, giving the protein MFDLSPDEVQSAVVETLQEFAAEEIRPFARDAEKAGEPPEAVLKHLVDMGFHASVPEEYGGAGEFSSVTKALIAEQLAWGDPGIAACVLWSSQPAILIGMAGSEEQRAEWLPIFASGEFIKGSVLLYEHPPLSSGARLATTARRYGRDWILDGHKCGVLWPRGADVRVVVAGIEGSDRLGAFLLPKDSKVDVTRDDSIEGKIGLRAAPTGQVELRRVIVKGDAFLGGNAADSGRLERALCACRIDTGAIAVGLARAALEYASNYATERVAFGKPIGAFQGISFMIADMATAVDGARLAVWAAASEIDKGGAPTRAVALANSAALDTALLCGTDSVQVLGGHGFITDHPVEKWYRDAIALDAFEGALDARAYLAESYAD; this is encoded by the coding sequence GTGTTCGATTTGTCACCTGACGAAGTGCAATCAGCTGTGGTTGAAACGCTCCAAGAATTTGCCGCCGAAGAAATTCGTCCCTTTGCCAGGGATGCTGAAAAGGCTGGGGAGCCGCCAGAAGCCGTACTCAAGCACCTCGTGGATATGGGCTTTCATGCCTCTGTTCCGGAGGAGTATGGGGGAGCAGGTGAGTTTTCTAGCGTCACGAAGGCTTTGATAGCTGAACAGCTAGCGTGGGGAGACCCGGGAATAGCAGCATGCGTACTTTGGTCTTCACAGCCCGCCATTCTGATAGGAATGGCCGGTAGCGAAGAGCAGCGTGCAGAGTGGTTACCCATTTTCGCATCAGGTGAGTTCATAAAGGGTTCGGTGCTTCTTTACGAACACCCCCCACTCTCGTCTGGCGCACGACTTGCAACTACGGCGCGCCGATATGGCAGGGACTGGATATTGGATGGGCACAAGTGCGGTGTCCTATGGCCACGGGGAGCCGATGTCCGAGTAGTGGTGGCAGGGATCGAGGGTAGCGATCGGTTGGGTGCCTTCTTGCTTCCCAAGGACTCGAAGGTGGACGTGACAAGAGACGATTCCATAGAAGGGAAGATCGGACTGAGGGCAGCCCCAACGGGCCAAGTGGAGCTGCGCCGAGTGATCGTAAAAGGCGACGCATTTCTTGGCGGAAACGCTGCAGACTCCGGTCGTTTGGAGCGAGCTTTATGCGCTTGCCGCATAGATACGGGTGCGATCGCGGTTGGCTTAGCCAGGGCGGCGCTGGAATATGCATCGAACTATGCGACCGAGCGAGTCGCTTTCGGAAAGCCTATCGGTGCTTTTCAGGGAATTTCTTTCATGATCGCGGACATGGCTACTGCCGTCGACGGCGCAAGGTTGGCTGTATGGGCGGCAGCTTCTGAGATCGATAAAGGCGGAGCACCTACTAGAGCTGTTGCGCTAGCGAACTCTGCCGCGCTCGACACGGCCTTGCTATGCGGAACCGATTCTGTGCAGGTTTTGGGCGGACATGGCTTTATCACTGACCATCCTGTAGAGAAATGGTATCGGGATGCGATCGCTCTCGATGCATTTGAAGGAGCTCTCGACGCACGGGCATATCTTGCTGAATCTTACGCCGACTGA